The following nucleotide sequence is from Acidimicrobiales bacterium.
TCGATCAGGTCGGTGGCCTTGTCCACGCCGGCGTCCACCACCTCGCGCGCCCGCTCGGTGGCGACCTCGTACGCCTCCGACCGCTTCAGCTTGCGGATGGCCGAGTTGATCTGCTCGTAGCGCTCCCGGCCGGCCATGGAGCCGAGGTAGTAGCCGGAGGTGAAGCCGATGGCCAGTCCCAGTCGGAATCTCATGGCCCGTTCCTACCCCGGCCAGGGGATCCCGACAACCGGGTCGTCCCCCCCGGCGTCGTCGAAGCCCTTCTCCCGAGGGCCCCGGCGCTCTACTCTTCGTTCCGGGAGGCGAGCGAGGGGGGACGAGCGATGGCGTCGCGATCGGGGATCGCCGGGTTGGTTGCAGCGGTGGCGTCGGCGGCGAGCCTGGCTCCGGGCGTCGTGGCTGCCGATGCCGGCGGCCGCGCCAACGGCCGGTACGAGGTCTGGGCGATCGACCAGTCGAACTCGCCCGGCCGCACCTACGGGGGCACCCTCTACGTGTGGGACGGCGAGAAGCTGGCGAACGGGTCGTCGGTGGACGCCCCCGAGACCGTCGACCTCGGCGGGCCGGCGGCGGCGGCCTGCCTGGCGGCCACCGGGGCGAACCCCGTGCGACCGCACATGGTGGCCTTCAACGCCGAGCACACCCATGCGGTGGTGTCGTTCGTGGCGTCGGGCCACGTGCTCCTCCTCGACGCGGCGACGCGGGAGGCGCGGGCGTGCGTCCGGACCTCGCCCGGCGCCGGCGGCGCCCGCCAGGCCCACTTCGCGGCTCCGTCGCCGGATGGCGCCTATGTGGTCGTCGCCAACCAGAACGGCAAGCTGCTCGAGCGGGTGGACGTCGACTACGCGGCGAACACCTTCGCCCTGAACCCGGCGGCGACCATCGACCTCGCCTCGTGCACCACACCGAACGGCGCAGCCTGTCAGGACGCCGCCCTCCGCCCGGACAACGCTCCCATCTGCCCGGTGGTCGAGGCGACCAGCCGTCACACCTTCGTGACCCTGCGGGGCGGCGGGATGTTCGTCGTCGACAGCGCCGCCACACCCATGCGCATCGTCGCCGAGTACGACCGGGCGACCGTCCACCCCAACGGCTGCGGGGGTGCCGAGGTGCCCGCCAGGCGGCACGGGCCGGGGAAGATGTACGTGAACTCGGGCGGCGGGACGGGGCCCAACCTGTTCGAGGCCGACCTGTACGCCTTCCCGGTCACCGGCTTCTCGGCCGCCAACCCGCCCAACACGCCGGCGCCGTCGGTGG
It contains:
- a CDS encoding YtxH domain-containing protein, with protein sequence MRFRLGLAIGFTSGYYLGSMAGRERYEQINSAIRKLKRSEAYEVATERAREVVDAGVDKATDLIDSARTNGAEPSAPTTTDPYFRTEPPAV